From Procambarus clarkii isolate CNS0578487 chromosome 14, FALCON_Pclarkii_2.0, whole genome shotgun sequence:
tgatgaaaaattctttctaatgtctctgtgggtcatttgggtacaatgtttcctcctgtgtccccttgtttgaacACCACCCGTGTTAGGCTGTCTGTCGTTATTAATTCCTCGTAGAATTTTGTatgttgtaatcatgtctcccccaactcttctgtcttccaacaacaTGGGGGTTTAATTCATGTAGCCTTTGCTTGTAACTCATACCTCGTAGTactggaactagtctggtggtacagtatacctttgaaccttctcaaaCTTcgacttgtgcttgactaggtatggactccatgctggagctgcatactccaggattggtatgacatatgtggtatacaaggttttaaacgattccttacacaaatttataAAGGCAGTTCAGATATTAGACAGTcttgcatatgccactgatgataaccttttgatgtgggcttcaggagacaggttcggtgtaacATCAtctcccagatccttctctctgtccgtttcttgGAGGATTTCATCTCCTATTTGTTACCGTgagtctggcctcctgctccctacacctagcttcattactttacatttacttgagctaaactctagtagccatttgttgaaccatacttccagtttgtccaggtcatcttggagcattttgctgtcttcctctgtcttaatcctgctCATAATTgtcgcatcatcagcaaacattaagaggaatgagtctaatccctctggaagatcctttacatatatgagaaacaggataggttcaaAAAGTGATCCTTGTGGGACTCGACAGGTGACATCTCACCACTTTGACATCTCAgccttcacagtgactcgctgtcttctgttgcctaggtactcctttatccactggagtaccttccctgtcACTGCTGCTTGCTTCTCTAGTTGATGTGTTAGTCTCTTATGGGTAGTGTGATGTgctggttgtgggagtggtgactgataatggtgctgacactgtccacaggtgataatggtgctgacactgtccacaggtgataatggtgctgacactgtccacaggtgataatggtgctgacactgtccacaggtgataatgatgctgacactgtccacaggtgataatggtgctgacactgtccacaggtgataatggtgctgacactgtccacaggtgataatggtgctgacactgtccacaggtgataatgatgctgacactgaccacaggtgataatggagctgacactgtccacaggtgataataaggctgacactgaccacaggtgataatggtgctgacactgtccacaggtgataatggtgttgacactgtccacaggtgataatggggcttacactgtccacaggtgataatggagctgacactgaccacaggtgataatggtgctgacactgtccacaggtgataatggtgctgacactgttcacaggtgataatggggctgacaatgtccacaggtgataatggggctgacactgaccacatgtgataatagggctgacactgtccacaggtgataatggtgctgacactgtccacaggtgataatggggctgacactgaccacaggtgataatggtactgacactgtccacaggtgataatggtgctgacactgtccacaggtgataatggggctgacactgtccacaggtgataatggtgctgacactgtccacaggtgataatggagctgacactgtccacaggtgataatggagctgacactgtccacaggtgataataaggctgacactgaccacaggtgataatggagctgacactgtccacaggtgataataaggctgacactgaccacaggtgataatggagctgacactgaccacaggtgataatggagctgacactgtccacaggtgataataaggctgacactgaccacaggtgataatggagctgacactgaccacaggtgataatggagctgacactgtccacaggtgataataaggctgacactgaccacaggtgataatggagctgacactgtccacaggtgataatggagctgacactgaccacaggtgataatggggctgacactgaccacaggtgataatggagctgacactgtccacaggtgataatggggctgacactgtccacaggtgataatggtgctgacactgtccacaggtgataatggggttgacactgaccacaggtgataatgggtctgacactgtccacaggtgataatggtgctgacactgtccacaggtgataatggggctgacaatgtccacaggtgataatggggctgacactgaccacaggtgataataaggctgacactgaccacaggtgataatggagctgacactgaccacaggtgataatggagctgacactgaccacaggtgataatggagctgacactgaccacaggtgataatggagctgacactgtccacaggtgataatggagctgacactgaccacaggtgataatggagctgacactgaccacaggtgataatggagctgacactgtccacaggtgataatgggactgacactgacaacaggtgataatggggttgacactgtctgcaggtaataatggggctgacactgtctacaggtgataatgggcctgacaatatctgcaggtgataatggggctgacactgtccacaggtgataatggggctgacactgtctacaggtgataatgggcctgacaatatctgcaggtgataatggggctgacactgtccacaggtgataatggggctgacactgaccgcaGGTgaaaatggggctgacactgaccacaggtgataatggggctgacactgaccacaggtgataatggggctgacactgtccacaggtgataatggggctgacactgtctgcaggtgataatggggctgatactgaccacaggtgataataggactgacactgtccagaggtgataatgggtctgacactgtccacaggtgataatggggctgacactgaccacaggtgaaaatggggctgacactgaccacaggtgataatgcgcctgacactgaccacaggtgataatggggctgacactgtctgcaggtgataatggggctgacactgaccacaggtgataataggactgacactgtccagaggtgataatgggtctgacactgtccacaggtgataatgatgctgacactgaccacaggtgaaaatggggctgacactgtctgcaggtgataatggggctgacactgaccacaggtgataataggactgacactgtccacaggtgataattgagctgacactgtccacaggtgataatggtgctgacactgaccacaggtgataatgggtctgacactgtccacaggtgataatggggctgacactgtccacagataATAttgagctgacactgtccacaggtgataatggtgctgacactgtccacaggtgataatgggtctgacactgtccacaggtgataatggggctgacactgtccacaggtattaatggggctgacactgaccacaggtgataatggggttgacactgaccacaggtgataataggtctgacactgtccacaggtgataatggggctgacactgtccacaggtgatattcgggctgacactgtccacaggtgatattcgggctgacactgtccacaggtgatattcgggctgacactgtccacaggtgataatggggctgacactgtccacaggtattaatggggctgacactgaccacaggtgataatggggttgacactgaccacaggtgataatggggctgacactgaccacaggtgataatggggctgacactgaccacaggtgataatggagttgacactgatcacaggtgataatggggctgacactgtccacaggtgataatggggctgacactgtccacaggtgataatggggctgacaccacaggtgataatggggctgacactgtccacaggtgataatggggctgagactGGCCACTGGTaataatagggctgacactgtccacaggtgataatggggctgacacacaccacaggtgataatggtactGAGACTGTctgcaggtgataatggggctgatactgaccacaggtgataatggggctgacactgtccacatgtgataatggagctgacactgtccacaggtgataatggggctgtcactgaccacaggtgataatgggtctgacactgacAACAAGTGATAATGGAGTcgacactgatcacaggtgataatggggctgacactaaccacaggtgataatggaactgacactgtccacaggtgataatggggctgacactgtccacaggttgaggacctccgcaggatgagggagcccgtcaagagcctggtggaggctggccgggtggtggccgtccaggaagaccaagatggccgccgctccgccaggataactctacaagacggacagctgtacctccacccactcctgcgtcagcccacgcccgcccacgcccacaccatccaggttactttattacacccactagtcttactgacattactgacttactgagttgtgataactaatatgataacattttgttatacagttacCAGCATGATTTATATCATCTTGTGCAGGAGAGTGatgttgtgggcgtgctggacccctcctgcaccctggcgttccttgacctcgggtgggcggggtcaacaagagggcgggtcaccatccggctgacccctgacactccggtggccagacagtttgtgttgttgtgtacgggccagcggggccacaccttccgcaacactaaactgttgggGGTGGAGTACAAGGGTTACCCGGGGGAGTATGTGGTGGGCGGAGaatacgagagtaatgatggtaagggaggagccccactgTTGCCTGACCTCCGGGGGCGGTACCGGCAGTCAGGCCAGGCAGGAGCTGTGAGGTCCTGGTGGTGGCCGCTGGAGGGTCCCAGGAGTGCCCAGTTCGCCATCGCCACCAGGGACCGCCAGGCTGGTCACCAGTGGCCAtatgtcttcggtgatgtggtgagcggcctggatgtggtgagggcagcagtcaaccacagtgacattacggaggtgactgtggtggactgtggtgttgtgctgccactctagttcactgtaccatcaccatcactactgtgtgttgtgctgccactctagttcactgtaccatcactactgtggtgttgtgctgccactctagttcactgtaccatcactactgtcgtgttgtgctgccactctagttcactgtac
This genomic window contains:
- the LOC123752293 gene encoding uncharacterized protein isoform X3, whose protein sequence is MEAFIRKLKGMEVVPVKTVPTKPNKAPTRGISKKLRSMVQEQKSSISCLITSCEEVLSQLGEYRGQLGDWKTQHLQLQDRLYALVEQNKSAMKLLELEDTSVVDMTTQGEEGKTQLQAMLGSLDTVNTVQEVDTTIDTADECSMKVEDWRQKCQELFPDVNTVHTSVKVQETIREALEMTTTETGATADHVHLGDSDSSIMNKVKEITGEIPQKEITVEDLRRMREPVKSLVEAGRVVAVQEDQDGRRSARITLQDGQLYLHPLLRQPTPAHAHTIQESDVVGVLDPSCTLAFLDLGWAGSTRGRVTIRLTPDTPVARQFVLLCTGQRGHTFRNTKLLGVEYKGYPGEYVVGGEYESNDGKGGAPLLPDLRGRYRQSGQAGAVRSWWWPLEGPRSAQFAIATRDRQAGHQWPYVFGDVVSGLDVVRAAVNHSDITEVTVVDCGVVLPL